One Halobacterium sp. DL1 DNA window includes the following coding sequences:
- a CDS encoding stem cell self-renewal protein Piwi domain protein, producing MQAEIDDAFADVPESATEQTGHALTTFRSEKSLSEFAVHEYTLKAKDGYRPDDHQAALRDTYKARRDILGEFESSSPPVIAVRDALALATPSPLPVEDLELKNFEMVNDGPHTLDYTDYSDKAVTKGLIDASLRRILDGDYEVRGIDTVLSKRPVIQKQDFRLHERWNLSLSVTNAGVVYLSVDFRHKTISEYTLDKFDLDKLYRGLRVNVTYKQSGKGAFVDELMDKTVNESIDDMGNQSVVEYHEGAERIPDRVLKEIARADRRVVKVTKQGSHNTEYYPQRLLALQGHPQNVKAFAPRFNEATRGKTRLSAQRCLNRATTFVENLPPVIPLGGATLSFDATPVNGDDTWEMSRLFETDAHILQFAEEQTGDHPRRVKHNEVYEAPEEFSVCLVHPSAGPHAERWENLDQQLKDIGAGPEAVNRVQYDPFKTADEIYTDLLVDVPDDHEYSAACVILPKADFSMGESSASDIYHEMKKALRQRRVDSQMAHIDTLATSYALPNVALGLVAAAGGIPFTTEDAMPGETDLFIGIDVSHRYPRDTDERVHIAASTTSIYGDGTILGYTSAKPQTGEKVPPKELKNLTRQSIAGYKQEHGEYPDRIVIHRDGFMREDLDQVEEMLESMDINYDVVEIRKQSPARVLNLADGVAKIPDKGIAALNREENRAILATFGDPESQATSSNTGLPQPIQVERKAGDTDIKTLTAQVYLLSQSHVGAMNSTARLPITTYYADRASEAAAEGYLPETSKLRQNIGFI from the coding sequence ATGCAGGCAGAAATCGATGATGCGTTCGCCGACGTACCTGAGTCAGCGACCGAGCAGACGGGACACGCGCTGACGACCTTCCGAAGTGAGAAATCACTCTCTGAATTTGCGGTTCACGAGTACACGCTGAAAGCCAAGGACGGGTACCGTCCCGATGATCATCAAGCCGCCCTGCGCGACACGTACAAGGCGAGACGAGACATCTTGGGAGAGTTTGAGAGCTCGTCTCCCCCGGTTATCGCCGTTCGAGATGCCCTCGCGCTCGCTACTCCGTCCCCACTCCCTGTTGAAGATTTAGAGCTGAAGAATTTCGAGATGGTCAACGACGGGCCACACACACTGGACTACACCGATTATAGTGACAAGGCTGTCACAAAGGGGCTCATCGACGCCTCACTCCGTCGCATTCTGGATGGTGACTATGAGGTTCGAGGCATCGACACGGTCCTCTCAAAGCGCCCTGTTATCCAGAAACAAGACTTCCGCCTGCACGAACGATGGAATCTCTCGCTATCGGTAACGAATGCTGGCGTCGTCTATCTCTCGGTTGACTTCCGGCACAAGACCATCTCTGAGTACACCCTCGACAAATTCGATCTCGATAAGCTCTATCGTGGCCTCCGCGTCAACGTAACGTACAAGCAGAGCGGGAAAGGGGCGTTCGTTGACGAGCTAATGGATAAGACGGTCAACGAGAGTATCGATGATATGGGTAATCAAAGCGTCGTTGAGTACCACGAGGGAGCAGAACGGATCCCCGACCGCGTTCTGAAAGAAATCGCTCGTGCTGACCGGCGGGTAGTGAAAGTCACCAAGCAGGGTTCGCACAACACCGAGTATTACCCCCAGCGACTCCTCGCCCTACAGGGTCACCCGCAGAACGTGAAGGCGTTTGCCCCGAGATTTAATGAGGCGACTCGCGGGAAGACGCGGCTATCTGCCCAACGGTGTCTCAATCGGGCGACAACTTTCGTCGAAAATCTTCCGCCGGTCATTCCGCTAGGAGGGGCGACTCTCTCGTTTGACGCAACACCGGTCAATGGCGATGACACTTGGGAGATGTCGCGGTTGTTTGAGACCGACGCCCACATCCTCCAGTTCGCCGAGGAGCAAACTGGTGACCATCCGCGACGGGTGAAGCACAATGAAGTGTACGAAGCCCCCGAGGAGTTCTCGGTGTGTCTCGTCCATCCGAGCGCGGGCCCACACGCTGAGCGGTGGGAAAACCTCGATCAGCAACTCAAGGACATCGGAGCGGGTCCTGAAGCGGTTAATCGGGTGCAGTACGACCCGTTCAAAACTGCTGATGAGATCTATACCGACCTGCTGGTTGACGTACCCGATGACCACGAGTACTCTGCCGCGTGTGTCATCCTGCCGAAGGCGGATTTCAGCATGGGTGAGAGTAGCGCGAGCGACATTTATCACGAGATGAAGAAAGCGCTCCGCCAGAGGCGTGTTGATAGCCAGATGGCCCATATCGACACGCTCGCCACCAGCTACGCGCTTCCGAACGTCGCGCTGGGATTGGTCGCTGCCGCGGGCGGCATTCCATTTACAACCGAGGATGCAATGCCAGGCGAGACGGATCTGTTCATCGGAATTGACGTATCCCATCGCTACCCGCGAGATACCGACGAACGTGTCCATATCGCCGCCTCAACGACGAGTATCTACGGCGACGGTACTATCCTCGGGTATACCTCTGCGAAACCCCAGACGGGTGAAAAGGTGCCGCCGAAAGAGCTGAAGAATCTCACGCGCCAATCGATCGCGGGGTACAAGCAGGAACACGGCGAATATCCAGACCGCATCGTCATCCACCGGGACGGATTCATGCGCGAGGATCTCGATCAGGTAGAGGAGATGTTAGAATCGATGGACATCAACTACGATGTTGTCGAGATTCGCAAGCAATCGCCAGCGCGCGTTCTCAACCTCGCAGACGGCGTCGCCAAGATACCCGACAAGGGCATTGCCGCACTCAACCGCGAGGAAAATAGAGCTATCCTCGCTACATTCGGTGACCCCGAGTCGCAAGCGACGAGCTCAAACACGGGACTTCCTCAGCCTATCCAAGTCGAGCGCAAGGCTGGCGACACTGACATCAAAACGTTGACTGCGCAAGTCTACCTACTGAGCCAGTCCCACGTCGGTGCGATGAACTCAACTGCTCGTCTACCCATTACTACCTACTATGCTGACCGTGCGAGCGAGGCCGCAGCCGAGGGGTACCTTCCGGAAACTTCGAAACTCCGCCAGAACATCGGCTTCATCTGA
- a CDS encoding nuclease, with amino-acid sequence MDTYGALNQMFQELGRAVGDFDAQQTVTAADAIAHFQQPGGNVNLLDDDEFQITHKPISEVKSWDDPWPTTYGLDGSTTRALQFNNGLLAAGSAAKLGVSGKTGNADLANRTTATLVAHHNDDEFELPGVGETGIELPSGTDAEMLRFPASDLISRLDDYLVGVSRTYAEGKHARKYAAELDGPLFIDGPLYPNPAFSWMLFEQAGEGPTYMTDNWPEIVGDIMQNYVSTIEMMYDRNYPPIGIIKTGRSSAALDSLQTKIEDNDVNIETPLPWGSDHLLFEDALYNSDDRYGDKGPIISYTPWLLQQKEGAHGESVVPFEFYDGVSLKWGDANEYIRAFFYVRCPQSDYVMRVETPHAFARNARLRERITRKALVEIAQQQKEPRAITFADQRARISRDDRFNLRDVIEQFAQNNHGNVRAVQDYNEGREYDRFEEF; translated from the coding sequence ATGGACACTTACGGAGCGTTAAATCAGATGTTTCAGGAGTTGGGCCGTGCAGTTGGCGACTTCGACGCCCAACAGACCGTGACAGCTGCAGACGCTATCGCTCACTTCCAGCAGCCGGGTGGGAATGTGAACCTACTCGACGATGACGAATTCCAGATCACCCACAAGCCGATTAGCGAAGTAAAGTCGTGGGACGATCCGTGGCCGACCACGTACGGACTGGATGGTTCCACCACACGGGCACTACAGTTTAACAACGGTCTTCTCGCCGCAGGGAGCGCCGCGAAACTCGGTGTCTCGGGTAAGACAGGCAACGCCGACCTCGCTAACCGAACTACGGCGACACTTGTCGCCCACCACAACGACGACGAGTTTGAGTTACCTGGTGTCGGAGAGACGGGTATTGAACTCCCTAGTGGTACCGACGCCGAAATGCTCCGATTCCCTGCCAGCGACCTCATTAGCCGTCTTGACGACTATCTTGTTGGCGTCTCTCGGACGTATGCCGAGGGAAAACATGCTCGCAAGTACGCTGCCGAACTTGACGGCCCTTTGTTCATTGACGGACCCCTCTACCCGAACCCAGCGTTCAGTTGGATGCTGTTTGAGCAGGCGGGGGAGGGGCCGACGTATATGACCGACAACTGGCCCGAGATAGTAGGAGACATCATGCAGAACTACGTCTCCACAATCGAGATGATGTACGACCGAAACTACCCGCCCATCGGCATCATCAAGACTGGTCGTTCCAGTGCTGCCCTAGATTCACTCCAGACGAAGATTGAAGACAACGACGTGAATATCGAGACACCACTTCCGTGGGGGAGCGACCATCTACTATTCGAGGACGCCTTGTACAACTCTGACGACCGCTACGGTGATAAGGGCCCCATCATCAGCTACACGCCGTGGCTCCTCCAACAGAAGGAGGGAGCGCACGGTGAGTCCGTTGTACCGTTCGAATTCTACGACGGCGTTTCACTGAAGTGGGGCGATGCCAACGAGTATATCCGAGCGTTCTTCTACGTCCGCTGCCCCCAATCCGACTACGTGATGCGTGTGGAGACTCCACACGCCTTCGCCCGGAATGCACGACTTCGAGAGCGTATCACCCGGAAGGCCCTCGTTGAAATCGCCCAACAACAGAAGGAACCTCGTGCAATCACATTCGCCGACCAACGTGCCCGCATCTCTAGAGACGACCGCTTTAACCTTCGAGATGTTATTGAGCAGTTCGCCCAGAACAATCACGGGAATGTTCGCGCTGTTCAAGACTATAATGAAGGGCGCGAGTATGACCGATTTGAAGAGTTTTAG